A stretch of Aspergillus nidulans FGSC A4 chromosome VI DNA encodes these proteins:
- a CDS encoding putative short chain dehydrogenase/reductase family oxidoreductase (transcript_id=CADANIAT00010357), which produces MSFSVQGKTAIVTGAGSGINLSFAKQLLENGCNVLIADLALRPEAQSLVDQYTAKIPRAVFQRTDVREWKQLEQMFEVAEKEFGEVDIVCPGAGIYEPHWSNFWRPPGTAVSRDPPDGDRYALIDINLTHPIRTSQLAISHFLRSGTDSTRRKAIVHISSIAGQNPFLAAPIYVATKHAINGFVRSLAKLDERCGIRVTAVAPGIIKTPLWTDHPEKLKIVDDTKDAWVTPDEVATVMLALVQQDQANEVIGDSLEQGREGGISYQRRHDLGGVEDGKVCLAV; this is translated from the exons ATGTCATTCTCCGTGCAGGGCAAGACAGCTATTGTGACTGGTGCTGGCTCTG GAATCAACCTGAGTTTCGCGAAACAGCTCTTGGAGAATGGCTGCAATGTCCTAATCGCTGACTTGGCCCTGCGTCCTGAGGCTCAGAGCTTGGTAGATCAGTATACGGCCAAGATTCCCCGGGCTGTATTCCAGCGAACCGACGTGAGGGAGTGGAAGCAGCTCGAGCAGATGTTTgaggttgcggagaaggaaTTTGGCGAGGTGGACATTGTCTGCCCTGGCGCCGGGATTTATGAACCG CACTGGAGTAACTTCTGGCGCCCTCCAGGAACGGCTGTGAGCCGCGACCCCCCAGATGGCGACCGCTACGCGCTCATCGACATCAACCTCACGCACCCGATCCGCACGTCACAGCTCGCAATCTCGCACTTCCTCAGGTCCGGAACAGACAGCACACGCCGCAAAGCGATTGTGCACATCTCCAGTATCGCAGGGCAAAACCCGTTCCTCGCAGCGCCCATCTACGTCGCCACAAAGCATGCGATCAATGGGTTCGTTCGCTCGCTCGCCAAACTCGACGAGCGCTGCGGGATCCGCGTTACGGCCGTTGCACCGGGCATCATCAAGACGCCGCTTTGGACCGACCACCCGGAGAAACTGAAGATAGTGGATGATACGAAGGATGCGTGGGTGACGCCTGACGAAGTCGCGACCGTGATGCTTGCGCTTGTGCAGCAGGATCAAGCGAACGAAGTTATCGGAGACTCTTTAGAacaaggaagggaaggaggtATATCCTATCAGAGGCGGCACGATCTTGGAGGTGTCGAAGACGGTAAGGTCTGTCTCGCCGTATAA
- a CDS encoding putative amino acid transporter (transcript_id=CADANIAT00010358), translating to MPLAISHMGIVLGISVILWSGVTAGFGLYLQSRCAQYLDKGSASFFALSQITYPNAAVIFDAAIAIKCFGVGVSYLIIIGDLMPGVVQGFVGEAAYDFLVDRHFWVTAFMLIIIPLSYLRRLDSLKYTSIAALVSMAYLVILVVYHFIIGDTKEGRGPIRVIRWAGAVPTLSSFPVIVFAFTCHQNMFSILNEISNNSHFRTTAVVLASIGSSATTYILVAITGYLSFGNSVGGNIVGMYPPGVWATIGRAAIVILVMFSYPLQCHPCRASVDAVLHWRPKRFTRSRSEGSPHRHPLLPAGPRGSRTPEPMSDLRFSVITTSILILSYIVAMSVSSLEAVLAYVGSTGSTSISFILPGMFYYKISAPDSAAHQRLMKEDDEAEDGYISGASEEDGIQSRSLTESGILRRHTRNWRRALLRKLSLGLAIYGVIVMITCLVTNSVFLASH from the exons ATGCCCCTCGCCATCTCACACATGGGAATCGTCCTCGGCATATCCGTGATACTGTGGTCTGGTGTAACCGCGGGGTTCGGGCTCTACCTTCAGTCTCGATGCGCGCAGTATCTTGACAAAGGAAGCGCTTCATTCTTTGCGCTGTCGCAAATCACCTATCCCAACGCTGCTGTGATATTTGATGCGGCGATTGCGATTAAGTGTTTCGGTGTCGGGGTCAGCTACCTCATTATCATCGGGGACCTGATGCCGGGAGTGGTTCAGGGCTTCGTTGGGGAGGCGGCGTATGATTTCTTGGTGGATCGCCATTTTTGGGTGACGGCGTTCAT GTTGATTATTATTCCGCTCTCATATTTACGGCGGCTGGACTCCCTCAAATATACAAGTATCGCGGCTCTGGTTTCAATGGCCTATTTGGTGATTCTGGTCGTTTACCATTTCATCATTGGGGACACAAAAGAGGGCCGGGGTCCGATCCGTGTCATTCGCTGGGCAGGTGCTGTTCCGACACTCAGCAGCTTCCCGGTGATCGTATTCGCTTTTACGTGCCATCAGAAT ATGTTTTCTATCCTCAACGAGAttagcaacaacagccactTTAGAACGACAGCAGTCGTGCTCGCCAGTATTGGAAGCTCAGCTACCACCTATATTCTCGTTGCTATTACGGGTTACCTGTCATTTGGCAACAGCGTGGGCGGAAATATCGTTGGCATGTACCCGCCAGGCGTATGGGCTACAATTGGACGTGCCGCTATTGTCATACTCGTCATGTTCTCCTACCCTCTCCAATGCCACCCTTGCAGGGCATCAGTCGATGCAGTCCTGCATTGGAGACCCAAACGCTTCACGCGTTCTCGAAGCGAAGGCTCCCCTCACCGCCACCCTCTACTTCCCGCTGGTCCCCGAGGCTCTCGAACACCAGAACCAATGAGTGACCTTCGATTCTCTGTAATCACGACGTCGATCCTCATTCTGAGCTACATTGTCGCGATGAGCGTCTCCTCACTCGAAGCCGTCCTTGCCTATGTCGGCAGTACCGGAAGCACAAGCATCAGCTTTATCCTCCCGGGCATGTTCTACTACAAGATCTCAGCTCCAGACTCAGCAGCGCACCAGCGTCTCAtgaaagaagacgatgaggctGAAGACGGTTACATCTCCGGTGCaagcgaggaagacggcatTCAATCTCGTTCACTCACTGAGAGCGGGATTCTGCGCCGACACACGCGCAACTGGCGCAGGGCTCTACTCAGAAAACTGAGTCTAGGGCTTGCCATCTACGGGGTCATTGTCATGATTACCTGTCTTGTCACGAATTCCGTCTTCCTTGCATCTCATTGA
- a CDS encoding uncharacterized protein (transcript_id=CADANIAT00010359) yields the protein MCFRDSRNSSISAWEAPQPHYGYNPNFSYTDHKKQLKRIRRIRYGYGNSYSYGGSWGGFGGGGGGVIGGGGEEEEEEEEEEEEVVSGKGLKVRNIPTLEPRMLRSTIVCAGAQTVYAMQVKSSQPMTPNTNALS from the exons ATGTGCTTCCGTGACTCCCGCAATAGCTCTATCTCGGCCTGGGAAGCTCCACAGCCGCATTACGGCTACAACCCAAACTTTAGCTACACCGACCACAAGAAGCAGCTGAAGAGAATTCGCAGAATTAGGTATGGATATGGGAACAGTTACTCATATGGAGGCAGTTGGGGCGGCTttggtggtggcggaggtggtgtaattggtggtggtgga gaggaggaggaggaggaggaggaggaggaggaggaggttgttaGTGGTAAGGGACTTAAAGTGAG AAACATACCTACCCTTGAACCCAGAATGCTCCGAAGCACCATTGTCTGCGCAGGCGCTCAAACAGTATATGCAATGCAAGTCAAGTCAAGTCAACCCATGACGCCAAATACCAATGCGTTGTCGTGA
- a CDS encoding glycosyltransferase family 15 protein (transcript_id=CADANIAT00010360), protein MPPIQGKYLRYLIFTLLGLALFLLSRRSIPVPDSSSSISTPPPPPSDRPVNAFGYSLNPQSSSEVVRFAASHPGGRANATFVTLARNSDVWEIAQAIRQVEDRFNRNFHYDWIFLNDQPFDDNFKRITTSLVSGTTRYGEIPKEHWSYPDWIDQDRAREVREEMKEKKIIYGHSESYRHMCRYESGFFFRHPLLQEYEFYWRIEPGVELFCDIPYDPFLFMKENDKKYSFVMSMYEYEGTIPTLWDSVKQFMDDHPEHIAEGNSLRFLSDDNGKTYNKCHFWSNFEIGSLDWLRSKEYLDYFDFLDRAGGFYYERWGDAPIHSIAAGLLLKKEQLHFWDEISYYHIPFTHCPRDEQLRMDLRCSCDPSGNFDWRGFSCLSRYYKTNNIPLPPGVDEYSWLAIFGIIVGLLAVAGIVATAVNHQARSHALQEVQYLYWQSQTLWERYQKEKREWERERMGRAWSP, encoded by the exons atgCCGCCGATACAGGGGAAGTATCTACGATATCTGATATTCACTCTGCTG GGGCTAGcactcttcctcctctccaggCGCTCGATCCCCGTTCCAGACAGTTCAAGCTCAATTTCAACGCCTCCGCCCCCGCCCTCTGACCGACCCGTGAACGCATTCGGATACTCACTTAATCCACAATCAAGTAGCGAGGTAGTGAGGTTCGCTGCAAGTCATCCTGGCGGTCGTGCTAATGCGACCTTTGTGACTCTGGCGCGAAATTCAGATGTTTGGGAGATTGCGCAGGCCATTCGCCAGGTGGAGGATCGTTTCAACCGCAACTTCCACTATGACTGGATCTTCCTAAACGACCAACCATTCGATGACAACTTTAAACGTATCACGACATCACTGGTGTCCGGCACTACGCGTTATGGCGAGATTCCGAAGGAGCATTGGTCCTATCCAGACTGGATCGACCAGGACAGGGCAAGGGAGGTTCgggaagagatgaaggagaagaagattattTATGGTCACTCGGAAAGTTACCGACATATGTGCCGTTATGAATCGGGATTCTTTTTCCGTCATCCTCTGCTGCAGGAGTACGAGTTCTATTGGCGGATTGAACCCGGCGTCGAGCTGTTTTGCGACATTCCCTACGacccttttctcttcatgAAGGAGAACGATAAGAAGTATAGCTTCGTGATGAGTATGTATGAATACGAAGGTACTATCCCGACGCTTTGGGACTCGGTCAAGCAGTTCATGGATGATCACCCTGAGCACATCGCCGAAGGGAACTCGTTGCGTTTCCTGAGCGATGACAATGGCAAAACCTACAACAAATGCCACTTC TGGTCGAATTTTGAGATCGGCAGCCTGGATTGGTTGAGATCCAAGGAGTACCTGGACTACTTTGACTTTCTCGACCGGGCAGGCGGCTTCTACTATGAAAGATGGGGTGACGCGCCTATCCATTCGATTGCCGCTGGCTTGCTCCTCAAGAAAGAACAACTGCACTTCTGGGACGAGATTTCCTACTACCACATACCCTTTACCCATTGTCCTCGTGATGAACAACTCAGGATGGACCTCCGATGTAGCTGCGACCCATCAGGAAACTTTGACTGGAGGGGTTTCTCAT GCCTTTCCCGGTATTACAAGACCAACAATATCCCATTGCCCCCAGGTGTTGACGAGTACAGCTGGCTAGCTATTTTCGGAATAATTGTTGGTCTGTTGGCCGTTGCTGGGATCGTAGCAACCGCCGTCAACCATCAAGCCCGAAGCCACGCGCTTCAAGAAGTACAGTACTTATACTGGCAAAGCCAGACTCTCTGGGAGCGGTATCAGAAAGAGAAACGCGAGTGGGAGCGAGAGAGGATGGGGCGAGCATGGTCGCCATAA
- a CDS encoding protein pat1 (transcript_id=CADANIAT00010361): MSFFGFDTTLPRDRAPQGGQRGIFDTPDPFAEVARARAAAQHEDDDDVLNFEDTYDGLGDQLDDDQDAFNEDTFGDVGSGPVGKDFDFFGKTAQVSDVIGEEQVRYNLKNPQASVAPRATEPQKTATTTAQQPKRTGYEKYSDPDYIPDLQAKSSVWGLPSKPESAPQATTQTKKMMSLEEVEAQIRNQGAAAPGFGPQVSLPQHVPEPPLPLQRPPGLPEGFPQLPPEYLEAQFGRGVPPQFLHPRTIAPEPFPHPAQAPNIPLHLLQNPIQNPNAPPSHMGPLQHQAIPSRDQPPQRLPQQHLPQHGRGLSAGLPLITNPQQLMNLTEEQRVAYLMEDAKRAKRNHKIFLLSKGNGLMTPQDKNFITRIQLQQLVAQAGNMADTDSDAVLAEDFYYQVYSQIRGAPRQHPHQPLGHFAQTYLLQTGNRIGGHSRKHGQSADNHMQRMQQQVQRAVEAAKAKPKNKQLIIEGSLGKISFGNAKAPKPSLNIKRPESSEGGKATKKLPTDLSPSDRKSILANLEGVYNTLMELEDMARTMPPPPDENDSEAIQTHMEWRQKLNALNQKLWNQMKVMEAIVPNSNTPHPFIALLSYPKGKKAIPRIFRHIDQEQRITILTMIVVNLDNLDVVRRALPAPGEAQPPLAAREAIDLFSQAVMPCLLGYVNEAPFNIIIGLLGLVLTHTHAQFVARTRIGLGILTMLLSRAEIVKEAGQASEQDWKQWVEKFNILFDTLEPTFADIFPNSINAGDDMYVWQFLAAIGIGASPEQQQRLVIAVKDRVMETVTHSKTLPADMASQRLGNVNLFMRAIGLDVELLG; encoded by the exons ATGTCgttcttcggcttcgacACAACCCTTCCTAGGGACCGAGCTCCCCAGGGCGGACAGAGGGGTATTTTCGACACTCCCGATCCCTTCGCTGAGGTCGCTCGCGCCAGAGCAGCGGCGCAAcatgaggacgatgacgacgt CCTCAATTTCGAAGATACCTACGACGGTTTAGGTGACCAGCTAGACGATGATCAGGATGCCTTTAACGAAGACACCTTCGGCGATGTGGGCAGCGGCCCTGTCGGCAAGGACTTCGACTTCTTCGGAAAGACGGCCCAAGTATCAGATGTCATCGGAGAAGAGCAAGTCCGCTATAACCTCAAGAATCCTCAAGCTTCCGTTGCTCCTCGCGCCACCGAGCCGCAGAAGACCGCAACTACCACGGCACAGCAGCCGAAGCGAACAGGATATGAAAAGTATTCGGACCCCGACTATATCCCTGATCTACAGGCAAAGTCCAGCGTTTGGGGCTTGCCGAGTAAGCCGGAATCTGCGCCCCAGGCTACGACCCAGacaaagaagatgatgagcctcgaggaggttgaagcGCAAATTCGGAACCAGGGGGCGGCGGCGCCAGGCTTCGGGCCACAAGTATCACTACCGCAGCACGTCCCCGAAcctcccctccctcttcaAAGACCTCCTGGTCTTCCGGAGGGTTTCCCGCAATTGCCGCCTGAATATTTGGAAGCCCAGTTCGGAAGGGGTGTACCACCGCAATTTTTGCATCCACGGACCATTGCTCCAGAGCCGTTTCCTCATCCGGCCCAGGCTCCTAATATTCCACTGCATCTCCTCCAGAATCCAATTCAGAACCCCAACGCTCCGCCATCCCATATGGGGCCCCTTCAACACCAAGCAATTCCTTCTCGCGATCAGCCGCCACAGCGTCTtccccagcagcatctcccaCAGCACGGCCGGGGACTCAGTGCGGGGTTGCCGCTTATCACCAACCCACAGCAGTTGATGAATCTCACAGAAGAACAGCGCGTGGCGTACTTGATGGAGGACGCCAAGCGCGCAAAAAGGAATCACAAGATCTTCCTTCTATCCAAGGGTAATGGTCTGATGACTCCCCAAGATAAGAATTTCATTACACGTATCCAGCTACAACAGTTGGTGGCACAGGCCGGTAATATGGCCGATACCGATTCCGATGCTGTCTTGGCGGAAGACTTCTATTATCAGGTGTACAGCCAAATTCGCGGTGCACCTCGGCAACACCCCCATCAGCCTCTTGGTCACTTTGCGCAGACTTATCTGCTCCAGACTGGTAATCGCATTGGAGGTCATTCCCGGAAGCACGGTCAGAGCGCGGATAATCACATGCAGCGcatgcagcagcaggtgCAACGTGCGGTCGAGGCTGCCAAAGCGAAACCCAAGAACAAGCAGCTCATCATTGAGGGTAGTTTAGGAAAGATCTCATTCGGAAATGCGAAGGCTCCGAAGCCCTCGCTTAACATCAAACGTCCCGAGAGCTCCGAGGGCGGCAAGGCCACGAAAAAGTTGCCAACGGATCTGAGTCCAAGTGACCGCAAGTCCATTTTGGCGAACCTGGAGGGCGTTTACAACACGTTGATGGAACTGGAGGACATGGCACGCACGATGCCGCCTCCACCTGATGAGAACGACTCCGAGGCGATCCAGACACACATGGAGTGGCGCCAGAAACTCAATGCGCTGAACCAAAAGCTGTGGAACCAGATGAAAGTTATGGAGGCCATTGTACCAAACTCCAACACCCCCCATCCCTTTATTGCGTTGCTCTCTTATCCAAAGGGCAAGAAAGCCATCCCGCGCATCTTCCGTCATATCGACCAGGAACAGCGGATTACCATCCTCACCATGATTGTTGTCAATCTTGATAACCTGGACGTTGTCCGCCGAGCGCTTCCTGCTCCAGGTGAAGCTCAGCCTCCCTTGGCGGCCAGGGAAGCCATTGATCTATTCTCTCAGGCCGTGATGCCATGTCTTCTAGGCTATGTTAACGAGGCCCCATTCAATATCATCATTGGGCTCCTTGGACTGGTGCTTACCCATACGCACGCGCAGTTTGTTGCTCGGACACGAATCGGGCTAGGTATCTTGACTATGCTTCTGAGCAGGGCAGAAATTGTCAAGGAGGCCGGACAGGCCAGCGAGCAAGACTGGAAACAGTGGGTTGAGAAATTCAACATACTTTTCGACACCCTCGAGCCTACTTTTGCCGATATATTCCCGAACTCCATTAACGCGGGTGATGATATGTATGTTTGGCAGTTCTTAGCAGCTATCGGAATCGGAGCAAGCCCggagcagcaacagcgctTGGTTATCGCCGTTAA GGACCGTGTTATGGAAACCGTCACGCACAGCAAAACCCTTCCAGCTGACATGGCCAGTCAGCGACTTGGAAATGTCAATCTCTTCATGCGAGCTATCGGGTTGGATGTCGAGCTTCTCGGTTAA
- a CDS encoding uncharacterized protein (transcript_id=CADANIAT00010362), translating into MHVSGSSPAPAEHASEGSVRPVDIPFDSQSSPYALVDEKASQIVEAENQKLDDLIGRFTKGFDPAAFSTVITASIPKLIKDLFPGSYAHLLLILFETFEAVQTIQLGLETWFKRRYSGNPIFFPSETNITDETFFAAEIETLRKLLEPIREGKKSSIFWVNTRRTDPSRTCEQLEASVRVIESFKEDVCAALISGNENRTIYSPLPVSVERTAMYSMKQLRMDACRATLHWDNFNGSEIEFTSFYRFYKAHISTTEPSRARASGWLPPMSPGTPRLSAREASEGDLANWISHGIGDDIVDLLLKTALWLSLARGLAAVHLFCDVARLFVLHPPPMIISKEYRRFLLHLIRLRATTGGAQFSPSPIVPRDNKVFPGRNTDYFEDIWRTSHQLSAGLCDEISLFVKHNIPNFKLSKAPPVRRRSGHGDMHLITQGHIRGSFASNACGSDEESGGNNTTDEYDFLDFSSENSSIFRSKTV; encoded by the exons ATGCATGTATCTGGTTcctccccagctccagccgaGCATGCCAGTGAAGGTTCTGTCAGACCCGTCGACATCCCGTTCGATTCCCAGTCCAGTCCTTATGCCTTGGTTGATGAGAAAGCTTCCCAGATCGTCGAGGCGGAAAATCAGAAGCTGGATGACCTGATAGGCAGGTTCACCAAGGGTTTCGATCCCGCTGCCTTCAGCACCGTCATCACGGCTTCCATTCCCAAGCTCATTAAAGACCTCTTCCCCGGCTCTTATGCACATCTCTTGCTTATCCTGTTTGAGACATTTGAGGCGGTTCAAACTATCCAGCTGGGCCTCGAGACTTGGTTTAAACGCCGCTACAGTGGCAATCCGATCTTCTTTCCAAGCGAGACCAACATCACCGATGAAACTTTCTTTGCGGCGGAAATTGAGACCCTTAggaagctgctggagcccATCCgtgaagggaaaaagagctcgatcttctggGTGAATACTCGACGTACAGATCCCTCTCGGACTTGCGAACAGCTGGAAGCTTCTGTCAGGGTGATCGAGTCGTTCAAGGAGGACGTCTGTGCGGCCCTGATTTCAGGAAATGAGAACA GAACCATCTACAGCCCACTTCCAGTCTCGGTCGAAAGGACGGCAATGTACAGTATGAAGCAGCTTCGCATGGACGCATGCAGGGCTACCTTGCACTGGGACAACTTTAATGGCAGCGAAATTGAGTTCACTTCGTTCTACCGCTTTTATAAAGCGCATATTTCGACAACCGAGCCCTCCCGCGCCAGGGCGTCCGGCTGGCTGCCACCTATGTCACCCGGAACTCCTCGCTTATCTGCCAGAGAAGCTAGCGAGGGTGATTTGGCGAACTGGATCTCCCATGGCATTGGCGACGACATCGTTGACCTCCTGCTCAAGACCGCCCTGTGGCTCAGCCTGGCAAGAGGACTGGCAGCTGTTCACCTGTTCTGTGATGTTGCTAGGCTGTTTGTCCTGCACCCGCCTCCAATGATAATCTCAAAGGAATATCGTCGCTTCCTGTTGCATCTCATTCGTCTTCGCGCTACCACCGGGGGAGCCCAATTCTCACCGTCCCCTATCGTCCCTCGAGATAACAAGGTCTTCCCCGGTCGTAACACCGATTACTTCGAGGATATCTGGAGAACGAGCCATCAACTTTCCGCGGGTCTCTGTGATGAGATCTCTCTGTTTGTCAAGCACAATATCCCCAACTTCAAACTGTCGAAAGCCCCCCCTGTCCGCCGCCGTTCCGGCCATGGAGACATGCATTTAATCACACAGGGTCATATTCGTGGAAGCTTCGCCAGTAATGCGTGCGGTTCGGATGAGGAATCTGGGGGAAATAA CACAACCGACGAGTACGACTTCCTTGATTTCTCATCCGAGAACTCCTCCATTTTCCGGAGCAAGACAGTTTAA